In Deltaproteobacteria bacterium, the sequence GACGCCCATGTCAGGGGCCGCCGATGCGCGTCGGCTTTCGAGGGCCGCGCTCGCTAAGGATCGCTGAGCAGGACCGCGACACCGCCCAGACGCGCTGCGCTGCCGACCGCGAGATCGGCGAGGCCATCGCCGTTGAAGTCTGCGCTCGCGATCGCGCCCGGCGAAGTGATGCTCGCCACGGTCTGCGCGGCCGCGAACGCACCGTCGTCCTGCTGCAGCAGCACCGCGACCGCGTTGGCGCCCGCCAAGGTCACGGCGACGTCGTGGCGCCCGTCGTTGTCGATGTCGTCGATCACCAGCGCGCGCGGCTGGGGGCCCACCGCGAACACCTGCACGGCGGCGAAGCCGGCGTCGGTGCCGCTCGCGATCGCGACCGTGCCGTCCTCGCCGGCGACCGCGACGAGCTCGCTCTGCGCCCCGCCGAAGAGGTCGGCCAGCGCGACGCCGCGGGGCCCGGCGCCGACCACCACGCTGTCGCTGGTGTCGAAGCCGCCGCCGCCGTAGGTCAGCACCGCGACCGAGGTGCCGGCGAGGTTCGAGATCGCCAGCCCCGGCGCGGCGGCGCCGATGCGACCGCCTGCGAGCCCGCCTGGGCTACCGCCGGTGGATCCGGTCCAGACCTCGTCGAAGCCACCCGCGGTCTGGGCGAACAGGTGCGCGGAGGCATCGAGCGCACCGACGACGGCGAGGTCGTCGTCGCCATCGCCGTCGAAGTCCGCCACCGCGACGCCGTCGGGGCCGGCCGGCGGCGGCGCGCCGAGCACGGCCATCGGTGACTGCGGTGAGAGGGTGCCGTCGCCGTCGTTGATCGCGACGGTGATGCTGTCGTCGTCGCCGTGGGTCAGCACGAGATCGGGCAGGGCGTCGCCGCCGAGATCGCCGCGCGCGAGCCCGAGCACCCCGGCAGCGCCAACTCCTGGCCCATCGTGAAGCCACCGTCGCCGATCCCGAAGAGGATCGTCAGGCCATCGCGGTGGCCGATCGCGAGGTCGATGATGCCGTCGGCGTCGAGGTCGAGCGCGACCACGGCAGCGCTGGGAGCGTCGTCGAAGACCACCGTCGAGGCACCGAAACAGATGCCGCCGGGATCGGAGCTGCCGTCGCCGCACTGCACGTCGGGTCCGGTGGTGGTGCCGGACTCGGAGCTACCGCCCATCGAGTTCGCGGTGGTTGCGACCTCGCCCAGATCCATGGGGACGCCCGACATGCCCGACGAGTCGCTCGGCAAGGTGGTGCTGGCCGACGAGCTGCCGCCGGTCGAGGCCGAGTCGGCGTTGCCCGACGGATCGTCCTTGCACGCGGTCGCAGTCACGGCCGCGACCGCGCATCCCACCATCGACACCATGCGAAACCAAGCGTGCATGGCGAAGGAGCGTAGCATGTCGGCTGCGCAGGGGCGCCCGACCAGGACGGCTGCACGCGCCACCACAAGCCTGCTAGCATCCCAGCATTGGCCTCGATGGACGTGTTCGATGACCCCGTGGGCGGTGCGGTGTGGCGCATGGACGGCGCACGCGCGCTGGCGTTCGCGCTGGCGTGCCTGAGCGCGGGTTGCTTCAAGGGCGACGCCGCGCAGGGCTTGCCGTGCGAGCAGGATCGCGATTGCGGCGTGGGTGATCGCTGCGTCGCGGGCTTCTGCGGCGGGCCCCCCGACGGTGTCACCACCGGGGGCACCAGCGCCTCATCGAGCGACGGCGGCAGCAGCACATCGGACATCCCCGCGGGATGCGGCAACGGCATGGCCGATCCCGGCGAGCAGTGCGAGCCCGCGGTCGCGGGCACGCCCGATGCCGACTGCGACATCGACTGCACGCTGCCGCTGTGCGGCGACGGGCTGGTCAATGGCTACGCGCTGAACACGGCTGTCGGTGACGGGGTCAGCGTGGAGCAGTGCGACCCCGGCTCGGTCGACGCCGACGACTGCGACGTCGACTGCACGATCCCCGAGTGCGGCGACGGCCACTTCAACGCCGCCGCCGAGACCTGTGACGACGACAACGCCGTCGAGGTGGACGCCTGCACCAACGCCTGTCAGCCGACGCTGCTCGCCGCCGATTTCGACGACGGCGCGCTCGAGGGCTGGACGGTGGAGCCCTACGATCTCTCGCAGTTCGGCGTCGCGGACGCGCCGGGCTGGGCGGCCGCGAACGGCCGCGTGCACAGCGGTGCGGTGCCGCAGATCACCAACCCCGGCGATCAGTACGCCTACCCAGGCATCACGATCCTCCGCACGCCCGCGCTCGCGATCCCCGACGCCGGTGCGCTGCCGCCGGGCTTTCGGATGGAGCTCCGCTTCGAGCACGAGCTCTACGTCGACGCCTGCATGAACTTCGCACAGGGCGACGGCGGCGTCGTGCGGGTGCTGGTCGACGGCCAGCCCGAGCTGCTGAATCCGATCGGGGCCTACCCCAACACGCTCGCCGACTACTGCGACCCCCCGGGCACGGACCACCCGCCCAACCCGCTCACCAGCGGGGGCGGTGCGGCGTTCTCGGGCATGCGCAGCGGCGCGGTCGCGTTCGATCTCAGCGGCCTCTCGGGCATGCAGGTGCAGCTCGAGTTCGTGTTCGGCGTCGACTGCGTGCAGTGCGTCGACGACACCCAGACCCGTGGATGGTGGATCGACGACGTCGTGGTCGCACCGTTCCCGGTGCCCTGAGCCCGCGGATCGCCGGCCCCCGCGGATCGCCGGCGAGTCCCGCGTCGCCATCGCGCCTCGCTTCGCTGCCTGCCTTTGTCGCCGGGGCAGGCTTCGCGGGCGTCCGCGGCTCAGAAGCGGCCGCGCCACGACAGGCCGGCGTAGCCGGGGCCGACCGCGGGCACCAGCGCCGCGCTGCGGCCGACCGCGCGCCGCGACAGGCCGACGCCGAGCAGCACCGCACCGGTCGTGAGCAGCGCGCCTCCGATCACGCCGCCGGCGACGGCGAGCGTGTTGCCGGTGCGACCGCGGTCGAACTGCGCGCGGCGGGCCGCGATGTCGTCGGCGGAGATGCCGTCGAGATCGTTGGCCGCGCGGCCCATGCCGAGGCCGGCGCCCATCATCGCGAGGCCGCCGACGCCGAGCGCGAGCGAGGCCGCGCCGACCGCGATCGCGACGCGACCGTCGCCCCGGTGGTCGTCGTCGTCGGTCGGTCGATCGTCGGCGGGGCCGCGCTCACGCCGACGATCGCGGGCGCGGGCCTGCTCGGCGCGCTCGATCTGTGCGGTGATGGTGTTGAGTCGCGCGGTGATCGTCGCGCGCTCGGCCTCGGCCTGCTCGCCGTCGCCGTACAGCGTGGGGATGCTGGCCGCGAAGCTCTCGAGCAGCTTCTTGGCCTGGCGCAGCTGCGTGAGGTCGCCGGTCACGTCGTAGGCGCTCTCACGCGCGGTCGCGATGTTGTAGATGAGCAGCGCGTTGATGCGGCCGGCGTCGGGTTGGTTCGACACCAGCTGGAACGCGGTGGTCCACTTCGCGATGGCGCCCTCGTAGTCGGCGGTGGCGAACAACGCCTTGCCCTCCTCGTAGAGCGCGCGGGCGCGGTCGATCGCCGCATCGGCGCCGTCCTCGACGGGGGCCGGGGCCTCGGACGCAGGGGCTGCGGCCGCGCGCACCGGCGCGACCGAGAGCGCGCCCGCCAAGCATACCGACACCAACGAACCGCAATGCATCTGCGCATCAGCGTAGCGCATCGGACGGCGGCGCGCGCGGGCGTGGTAGGCTGGCGGCCCTGGTTCGCCGCCCATGACGATGTCCCCACGGTCGATTCCCCGCATGTCGTCGGTCCTCGGCGCGGCGCCCCTGCTGGCGCTCGCGATGCTCGCGGGGCCGGCCGGATGCAACGAGCCCGCCGCCGACGGCGAATCGAGCTCCACCGGTCCGAGCGAGCCCCACGCGACCCTGCTGGCGCAGGTGCCGAACACCGTCTGCGACGATCCGAAGGTGGTGTCGGTGCAGGTCACCGCGCGCCAGATCGGCTGCGAGCGCCCGGCCCCCGCGCCGTGCACCAAGCCCGCCGATCCGCCGCTGCTGACCGGCGACAGCGCGACCTGTCCGATCAGCGATCCCACCCGGGCGCTCGGTGTCGAGGTCGACTTCGCGGCGGAGTTCGAGGTCGAGGTGGTCGCCGATCGCTCGCCCGAGGCTGCAACCGCCGAGTGCTACGCGGCCTCGGTGATGGCGCGCAGCGTGCTCGTGACCGGCATCGATCTCGACGTGCGCGCGACCAAGGAACTCGTCGCGGTCGGGCAGCCCTGTCCCGAGGGCTAGGAGCGTGACCCCGCAAGGGGTCTCGCTCCTCCGTGCCCGTGCCCGTGCCCGTGCCCGTGCCCGTACCCGTACCCGCCTCGCGGGCTGCCCGCGCTCCAAGCGTGGGGCCGCGAGCGCAGCGGATCCCGGTGCGGCCGCGTTGCCCTCGGCCGCGGCGGGCTGCTAGCGTCGCCTGCACATGGTCTACGACCACCAAGCGATCGAGCGCCGTTGGCAGGAGTACTGGGCGAAGCACGAGAGCTTCCGCGCCCAGGTCGATCACGAGCGCCCGAAGTTCTACGTGCTCGACATGTTCCCGTATCCCTCGGGCGACGGCCTCCATGTCGGACACGTCGAGGGTTATACGGCGACCGACATCATCGCGCGCTACAAGCGGATGCGCGGCTTCAACGTGCTGCACCCGATGGGGTGGGACGCGTTCGGCCTGCCGGCCGAGCGACACGCGATGAAGACCGGGGTGCACCCGGCGACCGTCATCGCCAACGCGAGCGCCAACTTCCGTCGTCAGCTGCAGCGCCTGGGCTTCTCGTACGACTGGAGCCGCGAGTTCAGCACCACCGATCCGAAGTACTACAAGTGGACGCAGTGGATCTTCTTGCAGCTGTGGGGCGCGTGGTACGACCGCGAGGCCCGGCGCGCGCGGCCGATCGCCGAGCTGCCGATCCCCACCGAGGTCGCCGCCGTCGGTGACGCCGCGGTCGCGGCCTACCGCGACGCGCGTCGGCTGGCCTACCTCGACGAGGCGCCGGTCAACTGGTGCCCGGCCCTGCGCGTGGTGCTGGCCAACGAAGAGGTCGCGGAGAAGGTCGAGGACGGCTACGAAGTCGTGCGCCGACCCATGAAGCAGTGGGTGCTGCGCATCACCGAGTACGCCGAGCGGCTGCTGGCCGACCTCGACGGGCTCGAGTGGCCGCCCCACGTGCTCGAGATCCAGCGCAACTGGGTCGGGCGCTCCGAGGGCGCCGAGATCACGTTTGCGATCGCCGGCCACGACGCCAGCCTGTCGGTGTTCACGACGCGGCCCGACACCCTCTACGGCGCGACCTACATGGTGCTCGCGCCGGAGCATCCGCTGGTCGCGAAGATCACCACCGACGCGCAGCGAGCGGCCGTGACCGCGTATGTCGATCGCACCGCGCGTCGCAGCGAGCGCGAGCGCCAGGCCGAGTCGATCGAGGGCAAGAAGTCCGGCGTCGACACCGGCGCGTTCGCGACCCATCCGCTGACCGGCGCGGCGATTCCGATCTGGATCGCCGACTACGTGCTGCTCGGCTACGGCACCGGCGCGATCATGGCGGTGCCCGGCCACGACGATCGCGACCACGCCTTCGCCCGCGCGATGGGACTGCCGATCGTGCAGGTGGTGGCACCCGAGGGCGGCGCGCCGGTCGACGTCGCGGTCGCGGCGTTCGTCGGCGAGGGCATCGCCGTCAACTCGCCGCACATCGAAGGGCAGGCCACCGCCGCCGCCAAGCGGGCGATGACCGAGCACCTCGCGGCGCAGGGCTGCGGGCGCGCCCGTGTGACCTACAAGCTGCGCGACTGGTTGTTCTCGCGGCAGCGCTACTGGGGCGAGCCGTTCCCGCTGGCGCATCGCAGCGACGGCAGCATCTACGCCATCGACCCGTTGCCGGTGGAGCTGCCGGAGGTCGCCGACTACGATCCCAGCGAGGACGGCGAGCCCCCGCTGGCGCGAGCGACCGCGTGGAAGCAGCTGCCCGACGGGGCCCTGCGCGAGACCAACACCATGCCGCAGTGGGCCGGCAGCTGCTGGTACTACCTGCGCTTCTGCGATCCCGGCAACGGCGACCTGCCGTGGTCGAAGGACGCCGAGTCGTACTGGATGCCGGTCGATCTGTACGTCGGCGGGGTCGAGCACGCCGCCACGCATCTGTTGTACTCGCGCTTCTGGCACAAGGTGCTGTTCGACCTCGGCCACGTGCACGAGCCCGAGCCGTTCAAGCGCCTGGTCAACCAGGGCATGATCCTCGGTGCGACCTTCTTGCCGCTCGATCGACGCAAGGACGACAGCGGCAAGAAGCTGGTGTTCTTGCCGCCCGAGGTCGAGGAGCGCGACGATCCCGAGCGGCCCGGCGCCAAGCAGTGGGTCGTCAAGGCCACCGGCGAGGTGGTCGAGATCCAGTGGGACAAGATGTCGAAGAGCCGCGGCAACGTCGTCAACCCCGACGAGGTCGTGGCGACCTACGGCGCCGACTCGGTGCGGCTCTACGAGATGTTCATGGGCCCGCTCGAGCACAGCGCGCCGTGGCAGACCGAGGGGCTCGCCGGCGTCCACCGCTTCCTGCAGCGGGTGTGGAAGTTGTTCCACCTGCCGGCGCCCGAGGGCGCGACCGACGAGGCCGCGCGGGCGTTGGTGGCGGGCGAGGGCACGCCGCGACAGCGTCGCCTGCTGCACCGCACGATCGCCGAGGTCACCGATCGCATCGATCGCATGGCGTTCAACACCGCGATCAGCTCGTTGATGGTGTTCGTGCGCGACGTGATCGCGGCGGGTGACGGCGACGAGTCGGCGCTGCCGCGCGACGCCGCGGCGCAGTTCTGCCTGCTGCTCGCGCCCTTTGCGCCCCATCTCGCCGAGGAGCTGTGGTCGCGGATCGGCCAGCCGCGATCGCTCGCCCACGAGGCGTGGCCGGCGGCCGACGACGCGTGGCTCGTCGACGACAGCTTCACGCTGGTCGTGCAGATCAACGGCAAGTGGCGCGCGGAGATCCCTGCGCCGAAGTCGGCGAGCAAGGACGAGCTCGCGGCGCTCGCCCGCGCCGTCGACGACGTCGCACGGCACCTCGGCGGCGCCGAGCCCAAGCGCGTGGTGGTGGTGCCCGGGCGCCTGGTGAACTTCGTGCTGTGACGACGACCGTGGGCGTGGGCGCCCGCGGCGGCCGACGGTGGGCGCGACCCCGCGGTGGATTCGGCAGGAATCCGTCCGCGGCGGCGCCCACAGAGCCCGACGACGCGACCGCTTCGGTTCGGCTCACGCGATCGTGACGGCCGCGTCGGTGGCAAGCTCACGGGCGCCTGCGAGGTTCGATGACCCCGCACGAAGTGACGATCGCGATGCGCCGATTCCCGGCCCTCGCGTCGTCGACTCTGATACCTTCGTCGTCGCGGAAACATCGCAGCGCGACCCGCCGGACGGGCGGCGCGCCGAAGAGGGGCCACGCTGCGACGGCCTCGTGCAAGGGGAGACATCTAGACATGACACGCAATCGACAGCTGGTTTCGTACGGCGGGCTTCTCGGGGTGTTGGCGCTCGGTCTGGCCTCGTGTGGCGACAAGGATCGCCAGCAGGAGACCGCATCGGACTCGATGACGATGACCAGCATCACCACGCTGACCGGCGGGGGCACCGACCCGTCGACCACCGATGACACCATCGGCGAGGCCGACAGCGGCGACAAGCTCGACGTCGGTGCCGGTACCGGTGGTGGCTGCGGTAGCGTCGATCTCGGCTGCACCGATCAGATCGACCTGCTGTTCGTCATCGACAACTCGGGCACGATGGCCGAGGAGCAGCAGAACCTCGCGCGCAACTTCCCGCTGCTGGTCGACCGCCTCGAGAACCTGATGGACTCGGCGGGCAACTCGATCCAGCCCGACGTGCAGATCATGGTGACCACGACGGACTTCGGCAATCCGTTGTGCACGCCGTTCCAGCCCGCGGGCTACCAGCCGGCCAAGGGTGCGCCCACGGTCACCGGCTGCAACTCGCGCATCGACGACTTCACCGGCCTGGGCAGCAACCCGACGATGGTGCCGGAGGCCTGCACGAACGTGTGCGCGTCGGACATCGTGCCGAGCGATCCCTTCATCGCCTTCAACGCCTCGACCGACACCAAGAACGTGCCGGACGTGGCGCCCAAGGACATCAACGCCGACGGCCAGCTCGACTCCGCGGTCGCGCAGGCGCTGGGCTGCATCGGCCCGCAGGGCATCAACGGCTGCGGCTACGAGGCCCCGCTCGAGACGATGCTGCAGGCGCTCAACCCAGGCGCCGAGTGGAACAAGGGTGCGAAGCCGTTCCTGCGCCAGGGCGCACTGCTCGCGATCGCCATCGTCACCGACGAGGTCGAGTGCTCCGTGAAGGACTACTCCATCATGGAGGACCAGGCCTATCAGGAGATCAACCCGAACAACGGCAACAAGCAGGCCTCGTCGGCGATCTGCTGGAACGCCGGTGTCAGCTGCAACGGCCCCGACGCCTCCGGCGTGTACAGCGACTGCACCTCGCTCGACGACGGCAAGCTGCAGCCGATCGAGCGCTATACGCAGTACCTCGTCAACGACCTGCGCGAGAACCAGAACAAGGAGGTCATCATGCTCGGCATCCTCGGTGTGCCGCTGGTGACCGCCTACAACGAGATGCCGCCCTACAACCCGATCGCCGGCGGCGAGCTCGCGCTCGAGTACCGCGACTGGCGCGACGGCCAGTACCCGGCGGGTGACATCCTGCCGGCGGAGTTCATGAGCGGCGTCGAGGCGGCGGACAAGCAGTTCGACTTCGGCATCGGGCCCGGC encodes:
- a CDS encoding VCBS repeat-containing protein, translating into MLGLARGDLGGDALPDLVLTHGDDDSITVAINDGDGTLSPQSPMAVLGAPPPAGPDGVAVADFDGDGDDDLAVVGALDASAHLFAQTAGGFDEVWTGSTGGSPGGLAGGRIGAAAPGLAISNLAGTSVAVLTYGGGGFDTSDSVVVGAGPRGVALADLFGGAQSELVAVAGEDGTVAIASGTDAGFAAVQVFAVGPQPRALVIDDIDNDGRHDVAVTLAGANAVAVLLQQDDGAFAAAQTVASITSPGAIASADFNGDGLADLAVGSAARLGGVAVLLSDP
- a CDS encoding VCBS repeat-containing protein, which encodes MHAWFRMVSMVGCAVAAVTATACKDDPSGNADSASTGGSSSASTTLPSDSSGMSGVPMDLGEVATTANSMGGSSESGTTTGPDVQCGDGSSDPGGICFGASTVVFDDAPSAAVVALDLDADGIIDLAIGHRDGLTILFGIGDGGFTMGQELALPGCSGSRAAISAATPCPISC
- a CDS encoding leucine--tRNA ligase; the encoded protein is MVYDHQAIERRWQEYWAKHESFRAQVDHERPKFYVLDMFPYPSGDGLHVGHVEGYTATDIIARYKRMRGFNVLHPMGWDAFGLPAERHAMKTGVHPATVIANASANFRRQLQRLGFSYDWSREFSTTDPKYYKWTQWIFLQLWGAWYDREARRARPIAELPIPTEVAAVGDAAVAAYRDARRLAYLDEAPVNWCPALRVVLANEEVAEKVEDGYEVVRRPMKQWVLRITEYAERLLADLDGLEWPPHVLEIQRNWVGRSEGAEITFAIAGHDASLSVFTTRPDTLYGATYMVLAPEHPLVAKITTDAQRAAVTAYVDRTARRSERERQAESIEGKKSGVDTGAFATHPLTGAAIPIWIADYVLLGYGTGAIMAVPGHDDRDHAFARAMGLPIVQVVAPEGGAPVDVAVAAFVGEGIAVNSPHIEGQATAAAKRAMTEHLAAQGCGRARVTYKLRDWLFSRQRYWGEPFPLAHRSDGSIYAIDPLPVELPEVADYDPSEDGEPPLARATAWKQLPDGALRETNTMPQWAGSCWYYLRFCDPGNGDLPWSKDAESYWMPVDLYVGGVEHAATHLLYSRFWHKVLFDLGHVHEPEPFKRLVNQGMILGATFLPLDRRKDDSGKKLVFLPPEVEERDDPERPGAKQWVVKATGEVVEIQWDKMSKSRGNVVNPDEVVATYGADSVRLYEMFMGPLEHSAPWQTEGLAGVHRFLQRVWKLFHLPAPEGATDEAARALVAGEGTPRQRRLLHRTIAEVTDRIDRMAFNTAISSLMVFVRDVIAAGDGDESALPRDAAAQFCLLLAPFAPHLAEELWSRIGQPRSLAHEAWPAADDAWLVDDSFTLVVQINGKWRAEIPAPKSASKDELAALARAVDDVARHLGGAEPKRVVVVPGRLVNFVL